DNA sequence from the Anas acuta chromosome 21, bAnaAcu1.1, whole genome shotgun sequence genome:
TTTGATTGATAAAGGCAAGCAAAACAGTCCGTGGTGTTATGTAATGCAGCGCTGTTGAAACTGTGCAGGAAAATCGCCGCGCGCCAATAAATCAGGCGGCGGCCACGGAGGAGCAGATGTGAATCACACCTTGCTTCATATGCCCCGCAGTGTTTTCACTTATTGTTCCAGTTTTAAAGATTAATGGCACTCAGAGAGGAGTATTATCTATGCTTCCATTTCATCCTCGTTATCAGAAGGGCTCCTTTCAGCATAATTAGCGTGGATCAAATTTTCCAAGTGGCTCGGCAGCCTCGCAGGGAcggcctgctgctgccacggggGCGTGCTGACCCTGGGATCCCGCAGCACCCTGACCCCACACTGGGgatgtgggtgctgggggcacctgTGGGGTGCAGCCCCCACCTCGCTGCCTGTCCCACAGGGGCACAGGGGCTCTGGCTCAGCAGTGATGCCCAGGAGCACAACGGGTGCTGCCTGCACCAGGGACAAGGATAGGCAGGGTGCCCCCACCAGGACACGCATCCCCCATCTCTGTCTTcaaacaggaggagaaagggagcCTGCAAACCTCCTGGGCCAGGTGCTGGCAGGGCCAGGTGCTGGCACTTACAAGCCCCAGCAGCCTAATCAGACAGGGCAGCAGAAGCTTTAAAGCCcctgccctgggtgctgggatCAGGTAAGGTGTAGGGgaaagggatttatttatttatttatttattttatggtgCTTGAGGTCTGGGTGCTCTGCAGAGGATTTGGGTGTGGGGTGTTGGGTGCCTGGTGTAAGTGTGCTGGGTCCCTTGTGTTGTGGGGATGGCGATCCTGCTGGTATCTCCCACCTGCCTTATCTAGGGCTGTGGTTTGGGGGTAGTGCACCCcaaggggctgcctgcagcgtgctgggggccagggggagctgggggcgctgggggtgcagggggagggCTCCCCCTGACTGTGGAGGCCCAGGGAGCACTGTGCAGagctctctgctccctgtgATCAAGCTGTGATCGTTTCTATCATGAAGATAAACTGGCCATTGttgccaaaaataaatgttagtgTTCCAAATCCACACTTCAATAGCACCAGCTCATTAGAGATGCATATCATTTGGCTCCAGTCCCACACCTTCCAGCTCGTTATAAATATGCAGTTGCTGCTGGCTCTACCCCAATCATCTCTGCAATCAGAGCTTTTAATTAGGTTAATTAAATTGTATCAAACCTCGCAGGGACGCAGTTCACTGATGCTGATGAGGCAGCCAAAACAGACCTTAACTCTAGCTCTAATGAaggccctgctgcctgctgcagctaaTGACAATGCATAATAAATTAGAGCTTCCCTAGAAAGGTGCATCAGGGCTTGTGCTTCGGTAAATGATGATCTATATGCACTAACTTACTATTTCAGTCTTTAGGTCTGCCAAGCCAGGGACATCCTGGGAATATGTTCTCACTAAATAATGGGCTCCTTCCTGCTCAGAGTGGTGCTGCTCACCTGGCTTCTCTCGAGGCTCTGAAAGCTCCTGGTACGTAACCGTAGAGAAGgcaaagcaaatatttgctgttttcacCTTGGAAGGGCTTGGCCTGTTCTTATGCTGGGCTTCTCCCAGGATAGGCAGCAGGGTTGTATTTAGGTGATCCCCTCTGTAATTGGACTCGGGGAGGGATGCGGGGGCTGCGTGCAGGCTCTGGGGCAATGCCTCAACCAGGCAGGGATGGTCTGGGTGGGCAAGGAGCCTCTGGAAAGGAGAGGTTTAAGCGAGCTGTGTGGAGCAGCAATTAGTCCTTCCTGATTTACATCCTGCTCTTCCCACTCCCTGCTGtgaagctgctcctgctgggcgAGGAGCTCCGCCACCCTCTTCTCCTCGGTGCCCTTGGGCCAGTCACCTCAGCTGAACCTCGCCGTGGGACAGCAGAGCCTGGTGGCAGTCGGGGCAGCCGGTCCTGCCAGCTGGAGATGCCCACGTCCCCACGCCTGGAGCaccatcctgcagcagcagcacctggacGGGGCACAGGGCCAAGCAGCTTTGAAGTGTTGGAGCTTCGAGGGACCCCATCCTGCCTGGTGGCTGGGCACAAGGTGGGTGATGCTGCGTGGGACACACCAGTTGGTGTGGGTGGTGGGGTGGTGGGATGGGAACCTCCTTGCTGGGAGCTCAGAGTAGGGCCCTGGGGTCTGAGCATCCCTCCAGATGCTGCAGAGCATCAATGCTGTCACAGAGCCATCAGTAGCCCCACGAGCATGTTGgctgctggctttgctgctttgaaaaGGGTAAGACCCCACCGTGCTGCTCCCCAATCTGCTCCAGGCCCCGAAATTGGGACCTCCGGGAAACAAACCTTGAAGCTGAAGGGCTGCTGATAGGCCTCCTGCTAGTAATATACTGTTGCAGCTGCCTAGAGATAATTCTACAAGCATTTTAATGTAGCCTGCTATTAACTTTTATAGACAGTCATTATCAATTGAGGTCTTCAGCATGAACAAGGAATTACATGAAATTATTATACGGCACAATATTATCCTGAGTCACCTGGAACCCGGGCTGTGAATCTGTGGGGTATTTTGATATCTGTATCTTGCAAGCTGCGGGGAATCACCTTGCTAAAGAACCTGTTGGTTTGGCTTTTGATACTGTAATTACCACAAGCAGAAAATAGCTGCAGGCTGTCCTGGTCATTACCCACCGGGGCTCCGCTACAGGACGGTGGGAACCTGTGGGGTTCTTCAGGTCTCACGTTGTGGCCACGTGGGCAGAGAGTTTGGGTAAGGTTTTGGGTTTGGGTCAGGTACTGGCTCTTCCCAGTCACTTGTGGAAGGATTTCAGTGCTTTAGGATGACCGAGGTGAGGGCTTTGGGTGTCATCAGGAGCAAGATCCTGGTGGGTGCCCTGTAGGGCAGGGCTTGGTCCCCTGGGGCGAGCTGCTGGGCCTGTGGCTGACCCAAGTGTCCCGTAAGCCCTCATCACAAATGATGTTCTTGCTTATCCAGAGGCTTTTCCAGAACTCTGAGAAAACATGATTTCCAGCCCAAATTTGTTCCTGGGCAGTTCCAACACACTTGTGTCGGTGACAGgtcttcttgctgctgctgtacaCTTCTTCATGCTGTTTGCTTCTTAAGGCACATGTATTGCCTTTACCTTGCTTGGCTGAAAGAGCCAAGCCCTAGTCCTGTTTGTAAGGCATGCCCACTGCCCCTCTGCATCCTAGCAGCTCTTTCATCCACCCCAGTGTGAGTTAATCTTGCCTGAGTCTGGACAACCTGCGTACTGTGACCCTGATGAAGTCTCATGATAGGCCTGCAAGATGTTTCCAGTGTTGCCTGCCTGATAcatggattcttttttttactagcagcctgaaaaaaaaaaaaaaaaaaaaggtcttggCACCAAAAGATAGCATTTAATCTGCAATGTCATTTTCAGCAGTAACTGCCTGAGTGTTTCTCTGGACACTGAGCTACAGCACTGCtgtgaaacacaaagaaaactgtTGGATGCCCATCATAAGAGGGTTTGCTCTTTGagatggtttatttttttggtgggaAAAGATGATGGTAGGCTTTGTGGGGCAGTAGGTGTGGGTCAGCCCTATCTGTTGAGGTGGAAGCTCTCTGGTCAGCATCCACAAAGTCCTGCAGGCAGTCGGTGATCTGTTCATATACAGGAGCCAGCATCTCCTTTCAGTCTGTGACCATGCAATGAtgagctgctctgctggtggctgggtTTGTACCCAGGCTTTTGCAGTCAGGGTCCATCAAGAAGTCTGCTTGGATGTGACAGTGCTGGAGTTGCTTTTTAAGACTTTCATAGTTTCACAGGGAAAAGGAACTCAGAACAGGCACCACTTTTACTCTGTAAATCCTGTAGAGACCATGAAGTTATTGCATCTTTACCTAAAGCTTGCAGCTCCTGCAtgctggcaggcagagcaggactCGCACCAGAACTGGGGTTATGGCACTCACCCTAGGATTTGCCATGGTGAGGACTGCTCAGAGCCTCACAGCTACCTGATGTATCCCATAATATCTCTCTCCTTTACTGGGAGGTGGTGGCTCTCTTCCAGGGATTAGGTCATTTGTGCCCATTGCAACACTTGGTTTACCAAGGGGAtcagagcacagcaggcacCTGGAGCACCAGGACAAGCACCAGGGCATCAGCTGCTCCCCTTGCTGCTTttcagctcctgcctggcagcAATTCCTTCAGTGTCTTCCCGTGgaattgctatttttctttcccatccttTTCAGCAACTCTCTCGATGTAGGTAAAATTAATCAGGGATAAGGACCAAATGCTTCTTCACTTAAATCTCGAAGATTTTACTTCAAAGACACCCAGCCAGTGTATTGGGGACATTGgtgtacattttcaaaataactaAATGGTCCCAAAACCATAGGTGAGCTCTGTTTTCTTAATCTATCATGCTTTTCATTCCTCTGAATTTTAACTTAAATTTTCAAGGTCAAGAAATTATGCTTACAAACCTTCAGatttaccaaaaataataaagcaactAAGCCTGCTCTTCTGTTagctgctctgagcaggctTGGAGTCTGGAAACGTTAAAATAACGAAACCCGGCTGTTCtttttgccagcagcagctggaacaaGGTGTTTCCCTTAACTCCGGAGCAGGGCTCGCAGCTCCGGGCAGgcacctgctggagcaggcacCGGTggccggggggagcccggccccTGCCGCGGGGCGCTGCTGCCCTCTGCCGGGCTCCCCCTTGCCTCCCTCGCTTTCTCCCCCAGCAGCGAGACATAATTTTTcaagggtggaaaaaaaaaagctcctcgGCTCTCCTACGGGTGCGATTTCTTacgaggaaggaaaaggagaaagcttttttttttttttttttttttaggggtgtagtgtttgtggtttttcttcctgctcGATGCTAGTCGTGTTACGGTGTTATCAGTGAAACTTCACGTTCTGTACGGAAATGTCCTGGCTGCTTTTAAAGAGCAAAGCGTAGCCCTTCCCAGAGTGCTTCCCTGGGGAAAAAGAATATTACCCCACACTTCTCACTAGCTTTGGAATCTTTGCAATGGCAGCAACAacatctgctgctgccacaccGAGGCTGTATTTCAGCACCTAAAAACTAGTCATGGTTAGCTAAGGGAAGATAGGAGAACTCCTGAATGGGAAGGGCttgagaacaactttttttctgaccATCTTGCATGGGCATGTGCTTATTATTGGCAGCTGTACCACAAGTGAAAGAGATAAGAAAAGGAATGTTTACGCCCAGGCTCTCTTAACTTGCCTGAACTGCTCCAGGACACTCAAGGCTGTGTCTTCATTGTTCTCAGCTGAACCCCCCCTTCTAACTACCAGCATTGCAATAAGTGTAACATAAACAAACAGGACAAACTTTTGTCCTACATTTGGCTCTTGTATTGTCTCTCCCTGTTTATAAATCTCAGTATTGCTTCTCTGTTCAGACTTATCAGTCACACTTGAAATCTGGCGGTGTGCAGGCACTGCCCTCTTGTAAGGTACCAGAGAAGATGATCACAGCTATGGGTAAATGTGCACTCAGCTACAGAAATTGTTCATAGAGGAtgagttgttttattttctgtacagtGCAAGAAGCAATTCCCTGCTTCTAGCATCATTCCAGAAGTCTTTGGCTAATAATGGTGCCTAAATTTAGCAACGCCTTTCACCTCCTAAGTGAAATACTTTGTGCAGGtagataaagcaaaacaaatcaaagcagGATGTGGGGCAAAAATagtgattaaaaatataactttaaCCTGCTTGAAAAGatagctttaagaaaaaagctGTTCTGAAATCTTGTGGTTTTGGCCATGCCATGGTCCACTGGCCCAAGATGTGAAACTAACAGAAATCCTGGCACACCGTTCCTGTTCATGTGCAGCCAATTTCCTGGTCTCTTCATTTTGACCTTGACTTTTCAAAGATTGTTTATGGTACGTATTACTAGAACAGTTAGGCACCTCTTGTGGCTTCCCATTGTAAATACCACAAGAACAAACTCCTTGATTTATTAATCAATTAattagataaaatatatttatggcTACTGCAGGCccacagtaatttattttaacaaagcaCTAGGCTGCAATGAAAACCGAACTGATACTGGCAGTATATCAGTACATCTTCTTACGGAGAGTCCTCTTTCTAACCAGAGACTGTAACTTTTCAATGAAATGGTTAACGTTTCCGTTGATATTTGAATTTGTAAATAGCTGGACTATTCGTTGTCTCTTTCTTCACCTTTACTTTATGAGTTTTgtcctggaagaaaaaaaaaaagaaaaaaaattacttgatcTGCTGTCATgtaacaagggaaaaaaatcctaaagTCCCTCTCTGGGACTGACAAGTCATTAGTGAAAAATGGTCACTTCCCACTGTTTAGGTGggaattttatttccatctgcTCTTTCTGTCTCTAGTCTGTCAGGCACAATCTGTTTTGTTCACAAGCACCAGTGAACAGCAAGCCCCATTgagacaaataatttttttggtCACTGGGTTTTTAAGATCTTGTAACCTAGAGAActgctttcttccctctgctgctttttaataCTTGAGAGGtgacaacaacaacagtatTTTAGAAGAGACTACATCATTTCAAGAGTTGAATCTTTGTTCTTGCTGATGTGATAGAGCTGGACTAGCAAATACACCAGACATGTCACAACCGGAATGCTTCATGGAATCATCTCCTTGCTTTCTCCATGCTAAAAGAAGATTGCTTATTTTTAGGAGTTACCTCAAAGTGTCAgcataaatgaaagaaactcAGGTATAGAACTAGACCTAGCAACTTTAACAAAAGATACAAAGAACCAGTTAAATCCCTCACCAAAAGATCTTTACGCGTCTGGATTTTCTGTGCAATAACGAACATGCTCTTTTCTCGCTCAATGCGCTGCTTCAGGAGGTCATACTGGTTCTTCCTTTGCTGGTCTAatttctggagaagaaaaaagcatttttaagagAGAGGAGGAACAAGACGCTACAGTTTACAGCTGACCTATTCTGAGACCtcacaaacattttttacatttcagcCATATAAAACAATTCTGCTTTAGTTCTGTGGTCAGATTTCAGCAAACCATATAACATCTTGATTCTCATACTAGATGTTTTCTAGTTAGGACTTCATTCTTCATACTTCTTTTAATCTCCTAAGTccaaactaaagaaaaaaagcaagcaaagaaaacccACCACACATCTTTTAACTTAGCTTTGGAACTTTGTTTAGTAAGCAGCTGGAATTTCTGTTTCATAACTCCTCTTAATTTCAGTGTTGAGTGCAAGACAGCACTTAGCTCCATAAGGAAAAGCCACAAATGtttattcagaggaaaaaaagaccagAGACCAATTCCTGAAGTGCTTAGAAATTGCACAGAGGCCTCCCAAAATGCAGCTTGTTTGATCATGTTTACCTACTAAGAGCTGATGGTTTTCCCAGCACAAAAAATGGTATTATTGCAGGTGTGATTTAAGTAATTAAATTAAGGAGAACAGATCCCAACATGCTTACAATATGACTCAGACATTTAGAAGAGAAAACTCGTCAGCCTACAACTCGTCCAACTGCTTTACTGACAAGCCAAACCAAGAAAGTTGGCAAAATGGAAGGGACCACAGGGTGTTTGTTATCTGACATCTGATTCAGAAAACAACAGGTTACAAATTTACCAATCGGCAGTTTAAGACAAGTTTATTTTTACCTTACACACACTGACTTCAGCTTACAGAACTGCCCAATATCTAAACTAATTAAGATGTATTTATGGTGTTAAAGCCAAGCTTAGCTACTTCTAGGACAGAGGTGCTGTgatattaaaacattaaaaccaAAGCTGATTGTGTAAGCAGGAGGTAGGAAACTACCTCATCAGGTATATACCATGCTGTTCTGGCCCAACCTTCACAACTCTTGACTTACAATCCACAGTGAGCTGGGATACAACTGAACAAGTTCTCCGCGTTGGTCCAAGAGAAGATTCGACTGCAGTCTCCAGGTACTTGATGGTTAAGTGATGTCCACTACAGCCTTGTTTCACCAATAAAAATTGGTGaaagacatgtttttttttttttcttgcacagTGGTCCAAATAACCCTTCTTAGTGcttattgtatatatataaaaaaataagatgtctACAGTAAAATAGTGGGTAGTACAAACTACCTTTAAATGGACAGGATCAGTAGCTCCTTTCAGTGTCTCTTTCTGCAATGTTGCAATGGTCGGTCGGTTGTAGACTCTATCTACTAGCTCAGGAACAGTGTTCAGATGAGTTGCAATATCAAACTCTTcaactataaataaaaaaaatgaaataaactcaGACTTCTTGGACTGATGCTCAGCAAACCTTTCCAGCATGTAGCTTATGTAAGGTCAGCAGCAGAGAGAGCCCTAGCAACATAGCTCCTGCAGAACTGAGGTACTCTCTAGGCATCAATTTACAGAGCACCTGAAATATTaatcctgaaataaaataagcttttataATAATAGCATAAAGAAAACACCTTACTGCTTTATACTTGTTACACAgcctgaaacaaacaaaaacccaataGAGCCTATTTAAATCTTACCTTCTTTTTTAGTATCAAAAAAGAACACGTGCTTGTTGGGCTGCTTCCCCTCAGCATCCAGCAGATGGAGCTCGGACTTCAGCCTTTCGATtttctgcagcaaagaaaaggtAACCTCAGTT
Encoded proteins:
- the UTP11 gene encoding probable U3 small nucleolar RNA-associated protein 11, whose translation is MSAAFKKAAKSRQRQHRERAQPASRKKLGLLEKKKDYKLRAEDYHKKQNALRALQKKALDKNPDEFYFKMINTRLKDGVHVVKQPKDEVTPEQAKLMKTQDIKYVEMKRVAEAKKIERLKSELHLLDAEGKQPNKHVFFFDTKKEVEEFDIATHLNTVPELVDRVYNRPTIATLQKETLKGATDPVHLKKLDQQRKNQYDLLKQRIEREKSMFVIAQKIQTRKDLLDKTHKVKVKKETTNSPAIYKFKYQRKR